A genome region from Rhodanobacter thiooxydans includes the following:
- a CDS encoding zeta toxin family protein, producing the protein MSGRPVLYVLAGVNGAGKSSIGGRHLLDVAGMPWFNPDTFAREYREATGCSQEEANAIAWGEGMRYLDEAIANRTSYAFETTLGGRTVPAKIAAAAVTHDVAIWYCGLASPELHIARVRARVASGGHDIPEDKIRERYESSLVNLIALLPRLSSLAVYDNSAEAPSGGAIADPVPVLAMCGGTIFFPDTAAAVEATPDWARPLVEVALSEWG; encoded by the coding sequence TTGAGCGGGCGCCCTGTTCTTTATGTGCTGGCCGGCGTGAACGGTGCCGGCAAGAGTTCCATTGGCGGCCGGCATCTGCTCGACGTGGCCGGGATGCCCTGGTTCAACCCCGACACGTTCGCGCGTGAGTACCGGGAAGCCACCGGATGCAGCCAGGAAGAGGCCAACGCCATTGCATGGGGCGAAGGCATGCGATATCTCGACGAGGCCATCGCGAACCGTACGAGCTACGCTTTCGAGACCACCTTGGGAGGCCGCACCGTTCCTGCGAAGATCGCGGCGGCGGCTGTCACGCACGACGTTGCGATCTGGTACTGCGGCCTGGCCTCGCCGGAACTGCACATCGCACGCGTGAGGGCTCGCGTCGCTTCAGGCGGCCACGACATTCCCGAAGACAAGATCCGCGAGCGGTACGAATCGTCCTTGGTGAACTTGATCGCGTTGCTCCCCCGCCTGTCGTCATTGGCGGTCTACGACAACAGCGCAGAAGCGCCATCGGGAGGAGCGATCGCGGATCCGGTGCCGGTCCTGGCCATGTGCGGGGGGACGATCTTTTTCCCGGACACGGCCGCAGCCGTCGAGGCGACGCCCGATTGGGCCAGGCCGCTGGTCGAGGTGGCCTTGAGCGAATGGGGGTAG
- a CDS encoding asparagine synthase C-terminal domain-containing protein: MKYRYIILLGGRLNRNADYMPQLGTLLRAAGMTCKLESASVRVFASTDVPTLAIPGHGLLIGQVFAKDGQPISQPLDIDGSARELTRRLLQDTWGNYVAIFGDRDNISAITLLRDPSGAVPCVYSLADGEGFITSDISLAVDLGLYRREVNWQAIAHGLTFPYLKTARTALQRVSELLPGCVLTCLGRDVSVRSAWSPWRFVEKGVRHEDHRVAAEDVGAAVSSAVKSLSTGDDRFLVELSGGLDSSIVAICLRHALLRATFCTLVMPVAGTDERSYARLVTEALGQGLFSVEIGFDNVHLEFPVPRSSVLPTIGMLQHVINGAWEAAGNRYGVDGFFSGAGGDTVFCYLKTAAPAADAFLERGVRAGIAAIGNLATLHRCTVFKAGRLTLKKVVRRPRATWKEDRTLLNPACAAPTSEHHPWMDAPSSALPGDHEKIHDLIGNQLFRDAGLRGLERSMHFPLLSQPVMEACLKVPSWMWIADGRNRAIARQAFADRLPQAILDRRSKGSYTGHMAGVYTRNKRKIREFLEEGQLCAHDLLDRPALANFFAKELTSRDLSFLRIFDLCAVENWTRQQSHGPSWALTPK; encoded by the coding sequence ATGAAATACCGTTACATCATCCTGCTCGGCGGAAGATTGAACCGGAATGCCGACTACATGCCACAGCTGGGCACGCTCCTGCGCGCTGCGGGAATGACCTGCAAGCTTGAATCAGCGTCGGTCAGGGTCTTCGCTTCCACAGATGTCCCTACCCTTGCGATACCCGGGCACGGTCTGCTTATTGGCCAAGTTTTCGCCAAAGACGGCCAGCCCATCTCACAACCTCTGGATATCGATGGTTCGGCACGCGAACTCACCAGGCGCCTGCTGCAAGACACTTGGGGCAACTATGTCGCCATTTTTGGCGACCGCGACAATATCTCGGCGATCACTCTGCTACGCGATCCTTCTGGCGCCGTGCCCTGCGTCTATTCGCTCGCCGATGGCGAAGGCTTCATCACTTCGGACATCAGCCTCGCAGTCGATCTGGGGCTCTATCGCAGGGAGGTAAACTGGCAGGCCATCGCACACGGCCTCACCTTTCCCTACCTCAAGACGGCGCGTACGGCACTGCAGCGCGTCAGTGAATTGCTTCCAGGCTGCGTGCTGACCTGTCTGGGAAGGGATGTTTCGGTTCGCTCCGCATGGTCGCCCTGGCGCTTCGTGGAAAAGGGCGTCCGGCACGAGGATCATCGTGTAGCAGCCGAAGATGTCGGAGCCGCCGTATCCAGCGCGGTCAAGTCTTTATCCACGGGTGACGATAGGTTTTTGGTCGAGCTGTCGGGCGGACTGGATTCCTCCATCGTTGCCATATGTCTGCGCCATGCTTTGCTGCGTGCCACTTTCTGCACGCTGGTCATGCCCGTGGCCGGAACCGACGAGCGCTCATACGCCCGGCTGGTAACGGAAGCATTGGGGCAGGGACTCTTCTCGGTGGAAATCGGGTTCGACAATGTCCACCTCGAATTTCCCGTGCCCCGCTCGTCCGTCTTGCCCACGATCGGAATGCTACAACACGTCATCAACGGTGCATGGGAAGCCGCGGGCAACCGATATGGCGTGGACGGCTTCTTCTCGGGTGCCGGTGGCGATACCGTCTTCTGCTACCTGAAGACCGCCGCACCTGCCGCCGACGCGTTCCTGGAACGTGGCGTCAGAGCAGGCATTGCTGCCATCGGGAACCTCGCCACCCTTCACCGATGTACGGTCTTCAAGGCCGGCCGATTGACGCTCAAGAAAGTGGTGCGTCGGCCACGTGCGACCTGGAAAGAAGATCGCACACTGCTAAACCCCGCCTGCGCGGCACCAACCTCGGAGCATCATCCCTGGATGGATGCACCATCGAGTGCACTGCCCGGCGATCACGAGAAAATTCATGACCTTATCGGGAATCAGCTATTCAGGGATGCCGGGCTACGCGGCCTGGAGCGCTCCATGCACTTTCCATTGCTGTCTCAACCGGTCATGGAGGCATGCCTCAAAGTACCATCCTGGATGTGGATCGCCGACGGTCGAAATCGCGCCATCGCCCGCCAAGCCTTTGCCGACCGCCTGCCGCAAGCCATTCTCGATCGACGCAGCAAAGGCTCGTACACAGGACACATGGCGGGTGTCTATACGCGTAACAAACGGAAGATTCGCGAGTTCCTTGAGGAAGGACAGCTCTGCGCACATGACCTGCTCGACCGCCCTGCCCTGGCGAATTTCTTCGCCAAGGAGCTCACCTCCAGAGACCTGTCGTTTCTTCGCATCTTCGACCTGTGTGCAGTCGAGAACTGGACACGTCAACAAAGTCACGGGCCATCGTGGGCGCTCACGCCAAAATGA
- a CDS encoding DUF2798 domain-containing protein, whose product MPLILTFLMTFAVAGISTWIAVESLSVFFLKSWMKSWMVSWAIAFPAMVMLMPVTQRIVALIVRKDQEDR is encoded by the coding sequence ATGCCGCTGATCCTGACATTCCTGATGACCTTCGCGGTCGCTGGGATCAGTACATGGATCGCCGTGGAATCGCTGAGTGTGTTCTTCCTGAAGAGCTGGATGAAATCCTGGATGGTGTCGTGGGCGATCGCATTTCCGGCGATGGTGATGTTGATGCCTGTGACCCAGCGCATCGTCGCGCTGATCGTGCGCAAGGATCAGGAAGATCGATAA
- a CDS encoding TonB-dependent receptor plug domain-containing protein — protein MKTNTLRNAISIVLFAAAAGANGWAVAQDATTDTAAQGRAPVTKAPAKTQPKKPADKSATPAATNLQTVTVTGTRIRGGSSPSPVITIGSEQIRQEGFTDLGEVIRSVPQNFNGGQNPGVIGAASGVGNQDLTGGSSLNLRGLGADASLTLLNGRRLAYDGFSQAVDISAIPVAAVERMEIIPDGASAVYGSDAVGGVANVILRSDFDGVALGARYGGATDGGLATREYNATAGTTWPSGGLIATFKDVDADAIHASQRSYTRHLIEPYTIYDASDSRSGLVSVHQSMDDVAELRLDVLRTERNMTRYVSQKGSYYRYSPETSITLVSPSIAFFLRHDWTLTLGGTYGKDENVDARHLVSAARNRLVTDTCYCNESRSWEVGAEGPLFSVGGGDARLAVGAGSRKDKFQYVPSVSGSPYGGDERARFAYAELGLPFVSPSSGVPGVHRLEFSAAMRGEDYASFGRVTTPKFGLIYDPTADFTLKASWGKSFKAPTLLQRYQNKIAFLWSASAVGASGSPADATALMSYGGNADLHAERARIWTASLALHPEALPGLEAELTRFDIDYTDRVIEPVNYLQALSNPAYADFVDRSPTPAQIQNLLAVYGSAFYNLSGAAYDPGNVVAIIRDQYVNAARQRIKGIDLSGSYRFDLGDSRLTVRGSASWLDSTQTTSAGQPKHALAGTVFNPARLNGRIGAVWVSGGFSASGFVNYTSGVNNRFALVAEKTASFTTLDTTINYDIGERANALSGVSLGLSVQNLLNRAPPRYSAPVATAVPYDATNYSAIGRFVSVSVSKHW, from the coding sequence ATGAAGACAAACACGCTACGCAACGCCATTTCCATCGTCTTGTTCGCGGCCGCTGCCGGCGCTAACGGGTGGGCCGTTGCCCAAGACGCCACGACAGACACCGCCGCGCAGGGTAGGGCGCCGGTGACCAAGGCTCCGGCCAAGACGCAACCAAAAAAACCGGCCGACAAGTCCGCGACGCCAGCAGCAACCAACCTGCAGACCGTGACCGTCACCGGTACGCGCATCCGCGGCGGCAGCTCGCCGTCGCCAGTCATCACCATCGGCAGCGAGCAAATCCGGCAGGAAGGTTTCACCGATCTAGGCGAGGTGATCCGCAGCGTGCCGCAGAACTTCAATGGAGGGCAAAACCCGGGCGTGATCGGCGCTGCCAGCGGCGTCGGCAACCAGGATCTCACCGGTGGCTCTTCGTTGAACCTGCGCGGGCTTGGCGCCGATGCATCGTTGACCCTGCTCAACGGGCGCCGCCTGGCCTATGACGGGTTCTCCCAAGCGGTTGACATCAGTGCCATCCCCGTGGCGGCGGTCGAGCGCATGGAGATCATCCCGGACGGTGCATCGGCGGTGTATGGCTCGGATGCGGTGGGTGGTGTGGCCAACGTGATCCTGAGGTCCGACTTCGATGGGGTAGCCTTGGGCGCACGCTATGGTGGTGCGACCGATGGCGGATTGGCGACACGCGAGTACAACGCGACCGCCGGCACCACCTGGCCGAGCGGTGGATTGATCGCAACGTTCAAGGACGTCGATGCCGATGCCATCCATGCCAGCCAGCGCAGCTATACCCGGCACCTGATCGAGCCGTATACGATCTACGACGCCAGCGATTCGCGCAGCGGCCTTGTCAGCGTGCACCAGTCGATGGACGACGTGGCCGAGCTGCGACTCGATGTGCTCAGAACCGAGCGCAACATGACCCGATATGTCAGTCAGAAGGGTTCGTACTACCGCTACAGCCCGGAGACGTCGATCACGCTGGTGTCGCCGAGCATCGCGTTCTTTCTTCGCCATGACTGGACCCTCACTCTGGGCGGGACATATGGCAAGGACGAGAACGTCGATGCGCGCCATCTGGTGTCGGCGGCGAGGAACAGGCTGGTTACCGATACCTGCTATTGCAACGAAAGCCGTTCCTGGGAGGTGGGTGCCGAAGGCCCTCTGTTTTCGGTGGGGGGAGGGGACGCGCGGCTTGCCGTTGGAGCCGGGTCGCGGAAGGATAAATTCCAGTATGTGCCGAGTGTCTCCGGCAGCCCCTACGGTGGCGACGAACGTGCCCGGTTCGCCTACGCCGAGTTGGGTCTTCCGTTCGTCTCGCCTTCCTCGGGTGTTCCGGGCGTCCACCGGCTGGAATTCAGTGCAGCGATGCGTGGCGAGGACTACGCCAGTTTTGGCCGGGTGACCACGCCGAAATTCGGCCTAATCTACGACCCGACCGCCGACTTCACACTCAAGGCCTCTTGGGGAAAGTCGTTCAAGGCACCTACGTTGCTGCAGCGGTACCAGAACAAGATCGCTTTTCTCTGGAGCGCCTCCGCAGTGGGTGCGAGTGGCAGTCCCGCCGATGCCACCGCACTGATGTCCTATGGCGGCAACGCCGATCTGCACGCCGAGCGGGCACGAATCTGGACAGCCTCGTTGGCCTTGCATCCGGAAGCGCTGCCGGGGCTGGAGGCGGAGCTCACCCGATTCGACATCGACTACACCGATCGGGTGATCGAACCGGTCAACTATCTACAGGCGCTGAGCAACCCGGCCTATGCGGATTTCGTGGACCGGTCGCCGACGCCGGCGCAAATACAGAATCTTCTCGCGGTCTACGGCAGCGCGTTCTACAACCTCTCCGGTGCTGCCTATGACCCGGGTAACGTGGTGGCGATCATCCGCGACCAATATGTGAATGCGGCACGGCAACGGATCAAGGGCATCGACTTGTCGGGCTCGTACCGCTTCGATCTCGGCGATAGCCGGCTAACGGTGCGCGGATCGGCCAGCTGGCTCGACAGTACGCAGACGACCAGTGCTGGGCAGCCCAAACATGCACTCGCCGGTACCGTCTTCAATCCGGCCAGGCTCAATGGGCGCATCGGGGCGGTTTGGGTATCGGGAGGCTTCAGCGCGTCCGGCTTCGTCAATTACACCAGCGGTGTGAATAACCGCTTCGCGCTGGTGGCAGAGAAAACTGCTTCGTTCACCACGCTGGACACCACGATCAATTACGACATCGGCGAGCGTGCTAATGCTCTCTCGGGAGTGTCGCTCGGGCTGTCGGTGCAGAACCTGCTGAATCGCGCACCTCCACGTTATAGCGCACCTGTGGCAACCGCCGTGCCGTACGACGCCACCAATTACTCCGCGATCGGACGCTTCGTCAGCGTTTCGGTTTCCAAGCACTGGTAG
- a CDS encoding Atxe2 family lasso peptide isopeptidase encodes MKLFRQPAPCVAAMVRMRVYASKTRKRPVHWASVLAFAVLGMAVVGSLHAETIPPRRLLEVTDLGNPAISPDGRYVAFRSERASVERNTYDTTWYVQGVDGKAPPLRVADGGMPLLQYVNGTVLPSPAVWPPDGKWIYYRALFNGRVAVWRAAADGSGARAVTADPADVRDFTLSRDGRKLMYSVGATREEVIAAEDSEYDRGIRIDDTVNIDDGLFRQSVLNGRPTTRRYLAIPGVEGWTAIGPLLEEVPDRWKAVDLATMTTRDLLTSEHPALRLTPADLSPDLPVAPVKIWNALRPQRYQITQHPDDGRIAVLLPGHKDKGLFESRYVELTMLADRHASQPIYCTAELCRHKNITDIQWRSGSDEVLFTIADYGMGHAQFIYGWNVVTGKVRPIVLSQGLVSGSQRFWDIPCALSSDTLVCVAAEADHPPRLEAIDVKSGRRRILFAPNKGLDADIAATVPAKPIRWKDAQGREFTGQLFEVRGASAGHPPPLFVTFYTCEGFLRGGKGDEWPLTTLAEDGISALCINELPGANLDAVANDNQGPAAVESVVKRLSAEGRIDRTRVGMGGLSHGSEVTMWTLAHSDVVSAASVSSGLVTPTYYLFNSLRDSFRSSFRKFWQLGTPNETPERWKEISPAYQFDRIKAPILFQVPEKEYLDTLDYAIPLMRRHQADMYVFPYETHIKYQPRHKLAVYERNVDWFRFWLQGYEDPSPEKAGQYRIWREMEKAAKHHFGVSAHDGP; translated from the coding sequence ATGAAGCTTTTTCGTCAACCGGCCCCGTGCGTGGCCGCGATGGTACGTATGCGTGTATATGCCTCAAAAACCCGAAAACGCCCCGTGCATTGGGCTTCGGTACTCGCATTCGCGGTGCTGGGGATGGCCGTCGTAGGATCGCTACACGCGGAAACGATTCCACCGCGGCGCCTGCTGGAGGTGACCGATCTGGGCAATCCAGCGATCTCGCCCGATGGACGGTACGTGGCTTTCCGGTCTGAGCGTGCTTCGGTCGAGCGCAACACGTACGACACTACTTGGTATGTACAGGGCGTGGATGGGAAAGCTCCGCCGCTCCGCGTCGCGGATGGGGGCATGCCGTTGCTCCAGTACGTCAACGGAACCGTGCTCCCATCGCCGGCAGTCTGGCCGCCGGACGGAAAATGGATCTACTACCGCGCGCTCTTCAATGGCCGCGTCGCTGTCTGGCGTGCGGCAGCGGACGGCTCCGGAGCTCGTGCGGTGACGGCAGATCCGGCGGACGTGCGGGATTTCACGCTGAGCAGAGATGGCCGAAAACTGATGTACAGCGTCGGCGCGACACGGGAAGAGGTTATCGCTGCGGAAGATTCCGAATACGATCGCGGCATCCGCATCGATGACACGGTGAATATTGACGACGGACTGTTTCGACAGAGTGTACTCAATGGGCGACCGACTACGCGACGGTACTTGGCGATACCCGGAGTAGAGGGGTGGACCGCAATCGGGCCCTTGCTGGAAGAGGTGCCAGACCGCTGGAAGGCCGTCGATCTGGCAACGATGACAACCCGGGATCTGCTCACATCGGAGCATCCGGCGCTCCGGCTGACGCCGGCCGATCTTTCGCCCGATTTGCCGGTGGCGCCCGTCAAGATCTGGAATGCGCTGCGACCGCAGCGCTACCAGATAACCCAGCATCCAGACGATGGACGCATCGCGGTGCTATTGCCTGGACACAAGGACAAGGGGCTGTTTGAAAGTCGGTATGTCGAGCTCACCATGCTGGCGGACAGGCATGCGTCGCAACCGATCTACTGTACGGCCGAGCTATGCCGCCACAAGAACATCACGGATATCCAGTGGCGATCCGGGAGCGACGAGGTCCTTTTCACGATTGCTGATTATGGCATGGGGCATGCCCAGTTCATTTACGGATGGAATGTCGTAACGGGCAAGGTGCGGCCGATCGTGCTTTCGCAGGGGCTTGTCAGTGGAAGCCAGCGCTTCTGGGATATCCCTTGTGCGCTGTCGTCCGACACACTGGTGTGTGTGGCTGCCGAAGCCGATCATCCGCCACGTCTCGAGGCGATCGATGTGAAGAGCGGGCGCCGGCGAATCCTGTTCGCACCCAACAAGGGCTTGGACGCGGATATCGCGGCTACGGTGCCGGCAAAACCGATCCGCTGGAAGGATGCGCAGGGACGAGAGTTCACCGGCCAGCTTTTCGAAGTGCGGGGAGCGAGTGCCGGCCATCCGCCGCCGTTGTTCGTGACGTTCTATACCTGTGAAGGCTTTCTGCGTGGGGGGAAAGGTGACGAATGGCCGCTTACCACCTTGGCCGAGGATGGGATCTCGGCTTTGTGTATCAACGAGCTCCCAGGGGCTAACCTCGATGCCGTTGCCAATGACAATCAGGGACCCGCGGCCGTCGAGAGTGTCGTGAAGCGTCTGTCCGCAGAAGGGCGCATCGATCGAACGCGTGTCGGCATGGGCGGACTCAGCCACGGCAGCGAGGTGACGATGTGGACGCTGGCACATTCGGATGTGGTGAGCGCCGCGTCTGTCAGCAGTGGCTTGGTGACGCCGACCTATTATCTGTTCAATAGCTTGCGAGATTCCTTTCGTTCCAGTTTTAGGAAATTTTGGCAGCTCGGCACGCCGAACGAAACGCCTGAGCGATGGAAAGAAATCTCGCCCGCATATCAGTTCGACAGAATCAAGGCACCGATCCTGTTCCAGGTTCCCGAGAAGGAATACCTGGATACCTTGGACTATGCGATACCGTTGATGCGTAGACATCAGGCTGATATGTACGTATTCCCGTACGAGACACATATCAAATACCAGCCGCGACATAAGCTGGCAGTGTACGAACGCAACGTCGATTGGTTCCGCTTCTGGCTGCAGGGGTATGAGGACCCAAGTCCGGAAAAAGCAGGGCAATATCGCATCTGGCGCGAAATGGAGAAGGCTGCAAAACATCATTTTGGCGTGAGCGCCCACGATGGCCCGTGA
- a CDS encoding helix-turn-helix domain-containing protein, translated as MAEKGPLPVYSRRLREAREALDISQRTLGIKAGLDEFVASTRVNRYETGVHQPDLQTLQRLATVLKLPVAYFYAEDDELAQLIANFKGRSKGRR; from the coding sequence GTGGCTGAGAAGGGCCCGCTCCCCGTATATAGTCGTCGGCTGCGCGAGGCACGCGAAGCCCTCGACATCTCACAACGCACCCTGGGCATCAAGGCCGGCTTGGACGAATTCGTCGCCAGCACGCGTGTCAACCGTTACGAAACAGGCGTACACCAGCCCGACCTGCAGACCCTGCAACGCCTTGCGACGGTCCTCAAGCTGCCGGTGGCCTACTTCTATGCCGAAGATGACGAACTTGCGCAGCTGATTGCCAATTTCAAGGGGCGAAGCAAGGGCAGGCGCTGA
- a CDS encoding helix-turn-helix domain-containing protein codes for MTEKCPATIYGRRLREARKSYGFSQAQLGVAARLDQSVASSRVSRYETGKHEVKLGLQKLFARALALPLKYFYVEDDEEARLIAEASRSDKPAKLKEAAERKLKGK; via the coding sequence ATGACCGAGAAGTGCCCGGCAACCATCTACGGCCGTCGCCTACGCGAGGCACGGAAGAGCTATGGCTTCTCTCAAGCCCAGCTGGGGGTAGCGGCGAGACTTGATCAGTCCGTTGCGAGCAGCCGCGTCAGCCGCTACGAGACTGGCAAGCACGAGGTGAAGCTTGGACTGCAGAAACTGTTCGCCAGGGCCTTGGCACTGCCTCTGAAATATTTCTACGTCGAGGACGACGAGGAAGCACGACTGATCGCGGAAGCTTCGCGCAGCGACAAGCCGGCCAAGCTGAAAGAAGCGGCCGAGAGAAAGCTGAAGGGAAAGTAG
- a CDS encoding type II toxin-antitoxin system prevent-host-death family antitoxin, translated as MSFAAKSDAIDALPKTPASDVKKLGWRGVMRDVQKSGRLVVTNHDAPEAVILSAREYEAIVQALDKARGRDQATLEALRERFDERLKALKAPGAAAKLLVAAKKPVKLHGKVKAGGSY; from the coding sequence ATGTCCTTTGCCGCAAAATCCGATGCGATCGATGCCTTGCCGAAGACCCCGGCGTCCGACGTGAAGAAGCTTGGCTGGCGCGGCGTGATGCGCGATGTCCAGAAGAGCGGGCGCCTCGTGGTGACCAATCATGATGCGCCTGAGGCGGTCATCCTGTCGGCGCGCGAGTACGAAGCGATCGTCCAGGCCTTGGACAAAGCCAGGGGTAGGGACCAGGCAACACTGGAGGCCCTGCGGGAGCGCTTCGATGAACGGCTGAAGGCGCTGAAGGCGCCGGGAGCGGCGGCGAAGTTGCTGGTCGCCGCGAAGAAGCCCGTGAAGCTGCATGGCAAGGTCAAGGCCGGGGGCTCGTATTGA